The Gilliamella apicola genome window below encodes:
- a CDS encoding TrkH family potassium uptake protein has product MHWRSILRIIGLLIALLSIFMLLPALIALIYRDGAGAIFVRSFFAALILGCLLWLPNRHQRHELSTREGFFIVVLFWVVLGTIGAFPFIFDTHINLNLTTAFFESFSSLTTTGATTIVHLDHLPKALLFYRQLLQWLGGMGIIVLAVAILPLLGVGGMQLYRAEIPGPQKDSKMRPRIAETAKTLWSIYILLTTLCAISLWAAGMNIFDAVSHSFSTISMGGFSTHDDNLAYFNSATINYIITIFLILSGCNFALHFAALNGLSIKVYWRDQEFRTFIFILLILIVICACGVYFYQVKHKLSIDKIILQVVSVAATAGFTVDDINTWPSLLPLFLLCASFIGGCAGSTGGGLKVVRVLLLFMQGSRELKRLIHPNAIYTLKLNNRVVPERIIEAVWGFFSAYALVFLVSLFIIMATGVAASDSFYIVASSLNNLGVGLGSVSDNFASVSDMVKWVMIVDMLFGRLEIFTLLVLFTPTFWRN; this is encoded by the coding sequence ATGCACTGGCGCTCAATTCTTAGAATTATAGGTCTGTTAATTGCACTCTTATCGATATTTATGTTACTACCAGCACTGATTGCTCTAATCTATCGTGATGGTGCAGGTGCTATATTTGTTCGTTCATTTTTCGCCGCATTAATATTAGGTTGTTTACTATGGCTACCGAATCGTCATCAACGCCATGAGCTCAGTACTCGAGAAGGTTTCTTTATCGTCGTATTATTTTGGGTTGTACTCGGTACAATAGGAGCATTTCCCTTTATTTTCGACACCCATATTAATTTAAATTTAACCACAGCATTTTTCGAATCGTTTTCCAGCCTAACAACAACAGGTGCAACGACAATTGTACATCTCGATCACCTACCAAAAGCCCTACTTTTTTATAGGCAATTATTACAATGGTTAGGTGGTATGGGTATTATCGTTTTAGCGGTTGCTATCTTACCGTTATTGGGTGTTGGTGGTATGCAGCTTTATCGCGCTGAAATACCTGGTCCACAAAAAGACAGTAAAATGCGACCACGTATTGCCGAAACAGCAAAAACACTGTGGTCAATTTATATTTTACTCACAACGCTCTGTGCAATTAGCTTATGGGCTGCCGGAATGAATATTTTTGATGCTGTTTCACACAGTTTCTCAACCATATCGATGGGTGGATTTTCTACTCACGATGATAATCTTGCTTATTTTAACAGCGCGACCATCAACTATATTATTACTATTTTCCTAATTTTATCGGGTTGTAATTTTGCGTTACATTTTGCCGCATTAAATGGATTATCAATTAAGGTATACTGGCGAGACCAAGAGTTTAGAACTTTTATCTTTATTTTGCTTATTTTAATTGTGATTTGTGCGTGTGGAGTTTATTTTTATCAGGTAAAACACAAATTAAGTATAGACAAAATAATACTGCAAGTTGTATCTGTCGCAGCAACAGCAGGGTTTACCGTTGATGATATCAATACTTGGCCGTCATTACTTCCGCTGTTTTTACTATGCGCATCGTTTATTGGTGGATGTGCAGGTTCAACAGGCGGTGGTTTAAAAGTCGTTCGAGTATTATTACTATTTATGCAAGGTTCACGAGAGTTAAAACGCCTTATTCATCCCAATGCTATCTATACATTGAAACTAAACAATCGTGTAGTACCAGAACGAATTATTGAAGCTGTTTGGGGATTTTTCTCGGCATATGCCTTAGTCTTTTTAGTCAGCTTATTTATCATTATGGCAACAGGTGTTGCGGCCTCTGATTCTTTCTACATTGTGGCTTCATCACTCAATAACTTAGGTGTTGGCCTTGGAAGTGTAAGTGATAATTTCGCTAGTGTTAGCGACATGGTTAAATGGGTCATGATAGTTGATATGTTATTTGGTCGATTAGAAATATTTACCTTACTTGTTTTATTTACACCAACCTTCTGGCGAAACTGA